The genome window TCCAGGAGCTTGATGCATGGCAACAACATTTGGATCAGGCCCGGCTTCTAGTACCAGTACTTTCTCATCGCCAGACTCACTCAGCCTGTCTGCGAGGATGAGACCAGTCGTTCCACCTGTGGCGAGCTCATTGTTACTTATTGAAGTTGCCACTTGAGGAGAGATGTAAACTTGCCACccacgatgatgaagtcataCGTGCTGTCGAGAGTAGACtcatgatcttgtcttgcAATGATCGACGAGACCTGTGAAAGGAGAGCCACAAAAGTGATGGTatacttcatcttcaaggccGGAGGAGAGATCCTGGATCGTCGAAGGCGTAGAGAAGAACTATTGAGTCATTCCGTTCACGTTGTTTATAGGTTGCTTTATAGACTCTGCCAACAACGCACGCTTAACTAGACGATGAGAAACACATGATCAGTGTATTTTCGTCCGGAAGCCCCAAATTGGTTAGTAGTCTCTCATCATTCTGCCTGTAGCCTAGGAAGCAGACCCGAAATTCGCCTCGTATCCATTTTCCTGACTTGGCACGGAGACAATGAGCTCGTCCTCGTAAGACGGCGGAATAGTTTCCCTGACCAAGATCTTGACAATCTGTGTAACCATAATCAAGTGGATTGGCATAGCCTGCGAACCCGACATGCTCTAAGCCCTAGTGCCAACATAGACATAACCTCCGTCTGTGTAACAATTCTAAGCTTGTTCTTCGTGGGATATGAAGACCCAGACCGTGTATGAAACACCGTGTGATATCTTCGAATCGAGTTTCCATTAGCAGTAAGCGGCAGTGGCGATCATTCAGTCATAGCTTACTATAGCATCTTACATGGTCAACTGCCGTGTTGTAGGAATGCGGAGCGAGGATAGAAGGAACAGTTAGAAGCAACGGCTTGGGCAGGGTACGACGGAGCCGGCGCAGAAGGAATGCATATGCAACTACAGAATTCTCCACCGGATTGGGGATCCCGCACAATGGATCTACCGCGGAGATCGTGAGCTAATGTTATGTTGCACTTGGATCCTTCAGGATCATGGGCCAAGGGGTTCATTGGAGCGCCTTTAAAAAAGCCGTGAATATGGGTGGATGCTCTGTAAGCGACCCCGTACCTTATGTAACGCGTGAATCTATGGATTCAACTGGAAAAAGGGTTACACTCGTCGCTAAAACTGACGCTGCATCAGATCCGCCTGAAACCCGACGCTGACGGTCAATCACATAAGCACAGAGTGAAATCCGCTGACAGGCACTTTTCTTACTGCATCCAGAATTTAAAATTTGAAATAGAGTGCGGCATTTAGGACATGTGACGTGCATTAGTCCTACCGCGTCATTAGCACCGATGTACGGAATAGCAGAGACTGTTATAGGCTGACATGGCCTGTAAGGCTGATGTGAGTCGATGCAGGGGTCAAGTATTCAAACTCCAAGGGTGTGCTGTCAGTGGCAAGTACTGCATAAGCACCCACGTCGTCGCCGCTTATgtgaaaagagaaaagaagagatacGAAGACAACGCCAAGATATGTTGTGTCAAGATTTCGAGTAACGCTTTGTAATAGCATGTAAGAATGTGATATATCATAATCCATTCATTACCAAGCTTCGTTCTCATTCTTTTCACTCAACCTTTCACTGACAGTAACATCGTCTTCAATAAGGTCACACAAAAACAAAATCTGCCACTATGGGATCACACGCCGAGACGGTTAGTAACCCTCTTCCAAGTTCAACTACATCATCAATAACCTCAATGAAGATAACAACCCTGCTTTTGGATTGTGACAATACCCTTGTCCAGTCTGAGTCTCTTGCTTTTGAGGCAAGCGCTGATCTCACAAATGAGATACTCGCTGCTCGTAACGTCAATTTGAGCTTCACGGGTTCCTATTTGCAACGCGGGTTTGTTGGGCAGAACTTTCAAAACATGGTGAGTGACGAAAATCAACGGTTATGCACACTTTACTGAATAACAGTTTCTAGATTCGTGCTATTGAGGCCAAGTTCAATGTCTCATGCAACATCTCAGATGAGGAGTTGGAGCATTATGCCAGCATGGAAGACGACCGCGTCATCTCTAAGCTTATGCAGAATCTGGAACCATGTGAAGGCGCTAATGCTGAGTTGGAGCGTCTCAAAGGACATTATCGACTCGCTGTTGTGTCTTCATCAGCGCTGCGTCGAGTGCGCGCTTCTCTTAGTAAAGCTGGCCAGGCTGAATTCTTCGACCCAAAGGACGTTTTCAGCGCTGCAGACTCGCTTCCAGTTCCCACTTCAAAGCCTGATCCAGCTGTTTACCTACACGCCCTGACAGCTATGGGAAAAAGCGCCAGTGAGTGCATTGCAGTTGAAGATAGTCGCTCTGGTGCAACTTCTGCTAAGTGCGCTGGGATTATTACGGTTGGCTACACTGGGGCATGCGAGACGCCCAAAGAGGCTGAGGCACTGCGTGTAGTTCTGGAGAACGCTGGCTGCAAATTTGTTATGGGAAGTTGGGATGAGTTTTCAGATATTTTGTACAAGATTGAGGCTCGTCTCATGGAATGATATTTTCTTGGAATCCCAAGAGGTCATACGATGCTTAGAGCTAGGCTATAGAACATAGTTCAATATCCTTGAACCTGCCAGTTGCAGTATTTTCCATATGTTCAAGTATCCTTCGGTTTATCCATGCCAAACCAACATAGACTCTTTTGGCACATAActaagttctctctgctgatTTAAGCTCTCCATAACAATTCGACACTTGTCAGATAAAACAAGCTCAAATCTTCCAGCCTTTGGCCAAGTCTTACATGAGACTACTAGTACTCCATACGAGAAATAGCAAAGCTGTGGCAGAAAATCTTTTCAGAGGAGATTTAATGACGCGATAAAGGTATGAGAGCTTTAATAACTGGCTGTATTGAACAACTTTAACTATGGGCTTCGTACCGTTGCCCTATCTAGCCCTTCACTGCCGCTCCAACATTCTCTACACTCTGTCCTACACAGAGTTCTCATTGACATCCGTGTTATCTTTTACCATTGGCCTGCGGGGAAGTAGTAGCCACAAACAGCCAAGCACAACGCAAATAGCGAGGACAATGGGTTGCAGTGTTTGTACCCCTCTTGCCTGCGCAATGGCTCCAACGGCAAAGGGCAGAATTGCACCACCAGAGCCACCAAAGGAAGCAGCGAATCCAATAGTCCCAACATGCAAAGAACGAGGCATGATCTTAGTGATGAGAACAACTGCAACTGGGTACATTGGACCTGGATTCGCACGGTTAGCTGTGTTTCTACGTATTGAAATGGTGATGAAAGCTTACCCATTGCAACACCGATGAGTGCCGCTGCCACTGCATTAACGATCAGGTTTGGCACCAGCCAAAAGACCAGCTCCAAAGCAATAGTGACTCCTATGTATAGGAACATGGCCCAGAATTCTCCCAATCGGACTGTTATCAAGGATAAAAAGAGCCGCCCGACTGTCATACCACCCCAAAAGCCGGTGGCCACGGAACTGCCAACGATAGCGGAAGCGTTACGCCTCTTTTGCATGAAGACGACCACCCAGCCGCCAAGAGCAACTTGAGAAGGATTATTGGTAACTTTACAACGAGATAGGCGGTTGAGCTTACCTTCGGCTCCACAATATCCAAAGACGAAGAAAGCGAATATCCATGATAgtttgttcttcaagacctGGCGCATACGTCCCGATTTTGCACCAGACGCTGAGGGCGCTTCAGACAAGTAGACGGCTCCAGTCTGTGTCCAAAATGTGATTGTCAAGGCGATGAGCTCTACCAGTGACGCAGCAGTCATGACATAGAAGAATGCATACCAGCCTGGCATACCTTCTCCAGAGAGGCCAGTGGCAACAAGAGGAGCAATAGTGGCCCCTAGGGCGTAGCATGCCTGTAGGATACCCGACATCTCGTGCGAGTTCACCATCTGTCCTATGAAAGAACACCACGCAGCATCAGCTAATCCATTGCCTATGCCTACAAGGACATACATGGAAATCTAAAGGACCCAGTTAGCTATTTTGGATTCAAATGTTGAGATTGAAGCGAAACAAACCATGACGGGGTAAGGAGGATGGAAGGAGAAGATAAGATATGGTACAATATGGCACATGGGTGCAAGCAACGCTACACCTCTTTGACCAAAATGCACATGCATTAGGCTGTTGATAGCAGAGGCGATAGCATAACCAACAAAGGGCGTTAGGAACACTAGAGACACAAGGGTATGATTCTTGTGGTAATACTCCTCGAGCTACGATAGATAGTAAGCCACGTCTAGTTCAACACAAAGCTATCGAGATAATACTCACCAAGGGAACTAAAGCCTAAGGTATCATAGTTAGCAACTGGTATCATTGGAGAAGGAGCTCATCTTACACCATAAGATCCGTCGTTCATTCCAACAACAAGAAATGACCAAAATGTTGCGGCAGTACGGTATTTGTTGATAGGAGGATGATTCCATTTTGGCGGAGCAATAGTCTCCTCTGATGAAGCATTGCTATCGACTGGCTCTCTGCCTTCTTCCTCACCGCGGTGCGAaaggcgaggaagagactcTAGGTCAATTGCATCGGTCGCTGAGCCAGCTGCTGTCAAGTTGATACTAGTCATGATGGAGGTTATCGTTCTTGAGTCTGAGTAAGATGTCGAAATGATGGCTCTTGATTTTGTTATTATAATCTACTGAGATTGCTAATGTTAAAACTAATTTCTTTGAGTAATGGAAATTACTTGTTGATCACGCAAGTCTGACTCTGATTGTGCCTTGTGTAACATAGCAAAAGAACCTTGCTTGTCTAGTTTTCTCCCTTGTTCTCTCaatatctctttcttcaggATCTCGGTAAACACAAAGAGCGGAGATGATGTTGTGGCGAGAAAGTAATTGTTGTCGTAGCGGTGTGGATTTCATGTAAGCGGAATCCTTCAAGCTACCAAGTTAGGTATTCCTGCTGCGACGACAATTGGTAGGAAGCCATGCATACTTCGGCATCCGCGATACAGTAAGCATTACGCAGGTTCAAAAAATTAGTGGATCTATTCAACATGCTTGTTATTCCTGCTTATTACGGTGAATATCTACAAACTGTGTGGATAGCTGCGGGCCATCACATCCCGCGGCTCCAGTAAAGAAGGATTCTAGGTGGGGGTTCACTCCACGGGGAGATTCATACGACAGGGGTCGTAGAGTAAGTTGATGTTACACTCGTGGATGTTTTCTCCTAGGATCTGACATGTCCTGCCTGCAGAAGTGAGCTATGTCTCTGCGTAAGCACGGCGTCGCATTGTTGCCAGAAAGAGGAGCGATTGCCGACTTCCCACCGTGAATTATAGTCAGGCTTTGAGACATGGAACCCTACTCCACAGCCGTGCCATTATCATCAACCAAAGCTTTCTTTCGTGTAAATTACTCTGACAGATGTGGAGACAAAGAGCACCTATCATAGCTCCCTGTGAATGTATGTGGGAGCACGAAACTGTATGTTATTGATTCAGGATATGTCAGAGGTCATTACTGTATATGCAATAGTGTAAGCGATGGTGAATGACTTGCCGTGGAGGGAAGTGACAGGATGGCATCGTGTTTTCTGTGAGCGCTCGAAAGGAGGTTGATTACTGATACCGGACATTAACCTTTATCGCACAAAGTCCGCCAGGAATCGAagaataagtataaaagctcCTCAGAAACTCTCCTCTATCGCTGTCTTGCAATACAGCTTTCTTCCTTTGTAGAGAACTAGAATTCAAACGAGCATCTTTTCATAATAACCTCCTACCTTGTCTTATACCACAATGGGATCTCTTGGCCCCCTTATCGACGAGCCTATCGTCTCAGAGAACTCTCTGTTCTACCAGAGCGTCTACCCTTCTGCAGCACCGACTGTTGAATCTGCTGATGGTCTTTACTTCACACTGAAGAATGGTCAAAAGATCATTGACTCTACAGGCGGAGCTGCTGTCTCTGCCATCGGCCACAACAATGCAAGAGTCAAaaactccatcatcaagcagCTGAACAAGTTCACATATGCTCATCCTGGCTACTTCCAGAATAGCCCTTCTCATGAACTTGCCGACATCCTCGTTCAGTCTACTGGGGGCGAATTGTCGAGAGCATGCTTCCTTGGCTCCGGTGAGTATCCCTAATGAATAGAGGAAGATATGGTCTAACATGCCAAAAGGCTCTGAGGCCGTCGAAGCAGCCATGAAACTTGCTCGGCAATACTTCCTTGAGAAAGACCCTGGTGCTCCTCGTTCCCACTTCATAGCTAGACAGAGTTCCTGGCATGGATGTACCATGGGTGCCTTGGCTGTCGGGGACCTGAAAGCCCGAAAGGAGCCGTTCCTTGATGTCCTTGCCAACAATGTTAGCCACGTTTCTCCTTGCCACCCATACAgagatcttgaagatggcgagactGAGGAGCAGTATGTCATCAGACTTGCTCAAGAACTGGATGATGAGTTTCAGCGGATTGGCCCCGAGAACGTTTGTGCCTTCATCTTAGAGCCCATGGTTGGAACTGTAAGTCACTTTTAATGCACCCCGACAGATCATATCAAAGAGTATCTACTAACTCAGACTAGGCTTTGGGTTGTGTTACTGCTCTCCCTGGATACCTGGCTGCCATGAAGGCTGTCTGTCATCGCCATGGAgcactcatcatcttcgaTGAGGTTATGTGCGGTCTCGGACGAACTGGACACATGCATGCCTGGCAATACGATGGCGTCGTTCCTGATATCCAGGCTGTTGGCAAGGGGTTGGCTGCAGGCTACGGTACCATCTCAGCGCTTCTCATCCACGACCGCGTTATTGAAGGTCTGAAACAAGGCAGCGCATCCTTCCAACACGGTCAGACCTATCAGTGCCATCCTCTTAACGTAGTCGCCGCTCTCGAGGTGCAGCGCATCATCCGAGATGATGACCTCGTCCGCAATGCTCGCTTGATGGGTTTTCTTCTTGGACATCTACTCCACCGAGCCTTTGACAACCACCCTAACGTTGGTCAAGTTCGTGGCCGTGGGATGTTCTGGTGTATCGAGTTTGTCGCTGACAAGACCACCAAGCGGCCATTGGACCCGAAGCTGAACCTCGCTCGCCGAATGCGACTCCGTGGTCTTGAGAAGGGCTACGACGTAtgtctcttctcatccactGGATGTGCTGATGGCTGGAATGGTGATCACTTTTTGCTGGCTCCTCCTTTTACTGTCACGCCCCGTGATGTCGAGGAGATTGTGTACCGTGCATCTCGTGTTGTTGACAGTGTTTTTGATGAGGTTAGAGCAAAGGGTGAGATCTTAGTCTAGATTAGGCTGCGAACGAATCTTTGTCCCGGTACTGGAAGATTTTGAGCTATCTTGAATCTGATTGGAGAGGGTTTCATAGTGTTACAGCAGTAGAAAAAGACGACAAAATAGAACACACATATCTCTCCCTATTTACAACTCATGCCCGAACCAAACTGCCGGCCTAAAATTGAGTGTATGTTCTGTTGACCGTACTTTATTATTTCAATCAATGTGGAGCGTTGTAACACGGGAGGGTATGTGGAGTAACAGTCCTAGGATCACTCTCCACCTTGATGATATGAGCTTACCCTAGTTACCTCAACGTAATACGTTACATCTAAATATTCCCCTCATATGCTTGCTTAAGTAACCATCGCTGACGCAGGGAATAAAAAGGCGTTTGCTGACCATCTCACACCTCTTGCATTCCTCACACTCTGGAATCATCAGCTTCCCCTTGAAGGTATATCAACCGATACTACAAAACCTTTGTACTACACCTTTCCCACGCCAAAATGTCTACCAATGAGAAACAACTCACTCCGCCTTTTACTGTTGAGGCTGGGCCGGGGACTGACATCTGGCGAAAGCCTGGGCATAACGCGTGGAACAGTAAGCCAACCTGGAGTACGCCTTTCTCACTGACGCTTACTCATTTTGGCAGTTCCTGATGTCCATACCGTCTCAGGCCCACTCAAGTCCTTTGTTTCTGCTCGTGTCACCTTCTCTGCTAAGTGGGAGAATCTCTACGACCAGTCCGGCATCGTCCTTGTGCCACGCAAGGCATCTGACCCCGCAGCTCCTGACAGCAAGTGGATCAAGTCCGGTATCGAACTATACGCTGGAAAGCCTCACTTGAGCACTGTCGCTTGTGATAGGTTTGCCGATATGAGTCTGTACCCTGTGTCAGCCCCAGAAGGTCAACGTATTACACTCGAAGTAGCCAAGGAAGGGGGAAACATTTGGGTTCATCAGCTCATTCtgggtgatgatggaagtATCAAGGAACGGTTACCACTGAGGGAGATTTGTTGGATTCTTTGTGAGGACCAGGATGACTGGGTCTTGGACGTGAGTGCCTTGGCAGCCAGACCGGACAAGGCTGCGAAGGGTCCTCTGAAGGTTGAATTTAGTGACTTCCAGGTGAAGTGGAAAGAGTAAATATCCAGCCTCGGGCGTCAATGGATGCGGTATGGTTGGCTCAACTAAACGCATGCAGCCTTTCATTAACTACTGCCAAAGAATACGAGCTTACATTCATTCACAAGTACTCCGCTTGTTGGTACATAAGTCCCAAAGCTATGATTTCCAGATTGCGCAAGCCCTAGTCAGCGGTCATGAGATTACCCGCGCAACTATTGTTGTTTTGATCCAAGTGCCCGTCGGaaaatagctataagtaattagAACTACAGGTAGCCCTGAGCTCGATCGGATACCTATTGACTTAATCCTTAATCAAGCACAGCCCAAATCCACTAGTCCCTTAGGATGCTTAATTATAgtagatataaataatatgCTACTTGCGCTAAGctatctagcttataatGCAGTtcatagttatagtaatatacCTGAGGAAatgatattaatataatttccTTGGTTCGATCTACACTACCTGTAGTAGATCTCCTGTCTGTCACATTGATTTGTGGAAATCACTGCTCCAGTATTTCGATAGGCTTGGAAGTCTTGTACCCTGCTGCCAGTCTCGACCGCCTTCCTAAACCATGAATTGGCTGACTACCCCGCCCCTCAAACTCTGCTGACCATTTCGGATGATGTTCCAGGACTATAGACAGAATACTGCTATAAGATCGCCTGAACAACCGCCTCAAACTCTATTATATGCGTGATACTTTGCCGCATCCCTCTGACGTATCTCATGATACCCCATATAGTAGTCACTCCCTAGCCAGATAATGTTCTCCGGGCTCACAAAACCGGTGGAAGCCACGCCATGTCAGCCAACAGAACCTGCTTGCCCAGTCTGCCATTTACTGGTCCTGGAATATGATACAGCAATTCGAGGGTTGACTATACCTATAGCTGAGCTCAAGAGATCATCCAACGCTACTCCATGTCACACTTGTGCTCTTCTATGGGAGGCAATTAGCACTGCTGTGAAAGAAGAAACAACTATGCCAGATGTTCTATATGAATCAGTACTTGTTGAAAGCAAGCCACCAAAGCATCCAGGGCCCATGGTCGTCCACCTTTACCCTGATCCTGTTGCACATTCTGTTAGCGAAAAGACGTTTCAGCTATATACAACTGATGGTAGGCTATGTAGATTCTTGCATGAGTAACACCACATCTCACTGGATACAGATGACGTCTCTCTACCCTGGGACTTGATCGGTCGGGGCTATCATATACCAGAATACGGGTTAGCTCCAAGTTGTGTATCTTTGGCGCGCGAATGGCTTGACGCATGTGGCCACGCCGGAGGAAAACACGCTAACTGTACCAAGACCACTATTTCAACACTACCAACACGGGTTATATCGGTCGGAAACGACAAGGTATCTCCCAGGCTCGTAATTACTGAGCCCAATCAGCAAGCCCACTATGCGGCTCTGAGCCACTGCTGGGGAGGGAAAACGCCCACAATGACCACTTTATCCAATCTAGAAACATACACTGTTTCGCTCCCTAAAGATCTTCCACAAACGTTTCAAGATGCTTTGAACGTGGCCCGTGCATTGGAAATCCCCTACATATGGATTGACTCCTTATGTATTGTTCAGGATTCTCCAGAGGACTGGAAGCACGAAGCCTCGCTGATGGCTCAGGTATATGCCAACGCCCATGTGACCATTTTTGCCGATGCCGCACCAGACAGTACATCCGGCTTCCTGTCGCCACCATCCCGAAAGGCCCCTCAAAGGTTCGTTGTGCAATGCAAAAATGACCAGTCCAGCTCGAGTGGCGTACATATCCGAGAGCGTGGGTTCTTAGCCCAGCAACTTCCGTTTCATTCATGGAGTAGAAGAAGTGGCTTAGGTCAAAGCAAGCTATCAACGAGAGGTTGGGTTTTCCAGGAACGCTTACTGTCACCGCGAACCCTCCACTTTTCGCAGAATGAAATGGCTTGGGAATGCAGATCTGTGTGTGAGTGCGAATGCTCAGCGACATCTCTGAGGACTCTCCGCACTACCAGCGTGATGAAGcattttcttcatcctcaagatCCCGATGTTTCTTCGGCTGAGGCGAATTGGAGATCCGAAATCGTCCCGGCATACACTGAGCTGGACCTTACCTTTGCGAGTGATCGACTCCCCGCAATTCAAGGCCTGGCTAACGCTGCTCAAAGGCTCAGAAGTAATGATGAGTATGTTTCTGGTCTTTGGCGCCAAACAATGAAGGCAGACCTTTTGTGGCATAAAAATGCAGGCGATGGTAATAGTCACAGAATTAAGGATGGGGGTGCTCCAACTTGGTCGTGGGCATCCGTCACCGGACCAATTTACTATTCAGACAGAATCACACCCAGTGACTCGAATTTGCAGATTCTGGACATCATAGCCAGCGAGGAGAAACCTCCGATGCTGGTTATCCGTGGCCATCTCGTCAATGTGAAACTAGATGATCCTTATAGCGACACAGTGTCTCTGGGCCCCGATGACAACCTAAGAGTGGAATGGGATTGTGGCGGGGGTAAAACCAAGTCAAACAAAGTATCCCGATATTTCTTGGTATTTGAGGCAGATGATGGAGGGCCATTTGGCCTGTTACTCAATCTCAACCGAAACGATCCAACGGAGCAGCAATTTCGAAGAGTCGGATATGTCCACGGGCATAGCATCTCAAAGTGGCGTCGCTCGTGGGGTAGTGGTGGTTGGGCGTTTAGTCCGAGCGAGGCGTCTGACACCTCAGGTGGAATTTGGGAGGATGCCGGTAAGGAGGGGGCCAGAGAGTGGGTTGATGAGATATTCAAGGGCGAACCTGTAACCTTCAGATTGATCTAGTGGTTACAAGCCAATGCAAGATCTGCAATTCTCCTCAATTGTTACAGGTCCGATCTACATTGGTTTCTGCAACAGGACACTGGTTCCCAAGAACTGAAAGCTTTTTTGGACAAATACAGCCGTGTTGTGAGTGCTAATGGGAAAATAATATACACCAAAATGGGTAGAGGAACTCATTTTGGCACATGTGAAAAACGAGGCCTGTTTGTTGAATTTCAGAATTGGAGAAAAAAGATCAGCTGAAACCCGGTGTTCTCAACATTCTGTTGAGCAAGATACATAGGGATAGACCCTGTTCGAGTTGGTGACATCTCCATCTGCCGACATACTCGTATACAATCCCTGAAACGCGGCTTGCATCCGGTATGCAATATCTCTTCCTAACGATGTCTCATGAGAATCACCAAACTTTGATTTGATACAACACGTGGCTCACCGACTGGAACTTTCTGCCTCGAGTCATCCGATTGGGTAGAGACTGCTAGCTTACAGGACCCTATCCCCTTGGGCTGAAATGCATTGCTACGGTTACTTCCAAGAGGCATTGAATCCTCAGCCGATTGATTGTCATTGGTGAGAGTAAAACATGTTCATGCGTTATGCGGTTCCGCGCCCGGTTACCCCGGACTTTTGCGGCCGCTACCCCGCACGTTTAGAGCGGCCTGATGAATGGCCTGATCCGTGAAGTCAGACCACTGCCGATCCGTTAGAAGCTGTATAAAAGGTGATGTCAAAAACATCTCATTCCTCTTCTAAAACCATTAATTGACCT of Fusarium musae strain F31 chromosome 5, whole genome shotgun sequence contains these proteins:
- a CDS encoding hypothetical protein (EggNog:ENOG41), which produces MGSHAETSESLAFEASADLTNEILAARNVNLSFTGSYLQRGFVGQNFQNMIRAIEAKFNVSCNISDEELEHYASMEDDRVISKLMQNLEPCEGANAELERLKGHYRLAVVSSSALRRVRASLSKAGQAEFFDPKDVFSAADSLPVPTSKPDPAVYLHALTAMGKSASECIAVEDSRSGATSAKCAGIITVGYTGACETPKEAEALRVVLENAGCKFVMGSWDEFSDILYKIEARLME
- a CDS encoding hypothetical protein (EggNog:ENOG41): MTSINLTAAGSATDAIDLESLPRLSHRGEEEGREPVDSNASSEETIAPPKWNHPPINKYRTAATFWSFLVVGMNDGSYGLEEYYHKNHTLVSLVFLTPFVGYAIASAINSLMHVHFGQRGVALLAPMCHIVPYLIFSFHPPYPVMISMYVLVGIGNGLADAAWCSFIGQMVNSHEMSGILQACYALGATIAPLVATGLSGEGMPGWYAFFYVMTAASLVELIALTITFWTQTGAVYLSEAPSASGAKSGRMRQVLKNKLSWIFAFFVFGYCGAEGKLNRLSRCKVTNNPSQVALGGWVVVFMQKRRNASAIVGSSVATGFWGGMTVGRLFLSLITVRLGEFWAMFLYIGVTIALELVFWLVPNLIVNAVAAALIGVAMGPMYPVAVVLITKIMPRSLHVGTIGFAASFGGSGGAILPFAVGAIAQARGVQTLQPIVLAICVVLGCLWLLLPRRPMVKDNTDVNENSV
- a CDS encoding hypothetical protein (EggNog:ENOG41) is translated as MSTNEKQLTPPFTVEAGPGTDIWRKPGHNAWNIPDVHTVSGPLKSFVSARVTFSAKWENLYDQSGIVLVPRKASDPAAPDSKWIKSGIELYAGKPHLSTVACDRFADMSLYPVSAPEGQRITLEVAKEGGNIWVHQLILGDDGSIKERLPLREICWILCEDQDDWVLDVSALAARPDKAAKGPLKVEFSDFQVKWKE
- a CDS encoding hypothetical protein (EggNog:ENOG41), producing the protein MTTLSNLETYTVSLPKDLPQTFQDALNVARALEIPYIWIDSLCIVQDSPEDWKHEASLMAQVYANAHVTIFADAAPDSTSGFLSPPSRKAPQRFVVQCKNDQSSSSGVHIRERGFLAQQLPFHSWSRRSGLGQSKLSTRGWVFQERLLSPRTLHFSQNEMAWECRSVCECECSATSLRTLRTTSVMKHFLHPQDPDVSSAEANWRSEIVPAYTELDLTFASDRLPAIQGLANAAQRLRSNDEYVSGLWRQTMKADLLWHKNAGDGNSHRIKDGGAPTWSWASVTGPIYYSDRITPSDSNLQILDIIASEEKPPMLVIRGHLVNVKLDDPYSDTVSLGPDDNLRVEWDCGGGKTKSNKVSRYFLVFEADDGGPFGLLLNLNRNDPTEQQFRRVGYVHGHSISKWRRSWGSGGWAFSPSEASDTSGGIWEDAGKEGAREWVDEIFKGEPVTFRLI